GCTTTCTTGTCTAGCTTTTTAAGCTTCTCAATTTTTATCTCATCCATCGAAAGAAGATGGAGGAGGGGGTTTAAAAATGTATATTGAGTGCGAGGGTATTCTAAAGAGGTACTTTAAAGACGTGCCTGAGATTATTAAGAGGGCATGCAAGTTTGCAAGGGAAAAGCTCGGAGAAGGGAGCCACGGGTTCTCCCATACCTTGAGGGTTCTAGCTATAGCCCTTCACATAGGAAGTAAAGAGAACGCTGATCTAGAGATCCTAGCACTAGCGGCCTTATTACATGATATAGCAAGACCTCTAGAGGACAAAGGGGTTATAAGAGATCACGCAATCGAAGGAGCAAAAATAGCCAAGGAATTCCTCTCTAATTACGAAAAGGTAGAAGAGGTTGCACATGCTATAGCCTCCCACAGGTTTTCAAATGATGTAGAGCCGAGAACCCTAGAAGCTAAAATTCTAAGCGATGCAGATAAAATCGACGCCTTAGGAGCTATTGGAATAGCAAGGGTATTCATATACTCTTGCGAAAAGGAGAGAAGCATTGAAGACTCAATAAAACACTTTGAGGAGAAGATACTAAAGCTAAAGGACCTGATGTATACGAAAACTGGAAAGGAAATTGCCGAAAAAAGGCATAAAGTAGTTAAATGGTATGTAGAAACCCTAAAGAGCGAACTCAGGGAGTTTTTATATTAACTATCTCAATTAACAATTCCAGGATTTTCCCATGAAGGGAAAGTGGTAAACCATCTACAGTAGGTTCCCTCTTTTTTGTTATTCCATCTATCAAACCTACATCTACGAGAGACTTCACAACATCCTCCTCGTTGTAATCTCTTAAGAGGTTCTGACCAACCCTCATTGAGAGCCCCGCTACTAACCCATAAGCTCCCCAGTTCGAGACTCCTGCTATTATGAGTTCATTTACCCTAACTACGGAGAACCTCTCATCATTAAGTCCAAGGTTTCCCATCCCTATTTCATTTCCACCATCACCGATACCAATAGTTGGGATTCCAAGCTCCAAGG
This Pyrococcus horikoshii OT3 DNA region includes the following protein-coding sequences:
- a CDS encoding HD domain-containing protein, producing MYIECEGILKRYFKDVPEIIKRACKFAREKLGEGSHGFSHTLRVLAIALHIGSKENADLEILALAALLHDIARPLEDKGVIRDHAIEGAKIAKEFLSNYEKVEEVAHAIASHRFSNDVEPRTLEAKILSDADKIDALGAIGIARVFIYSCEKERSIEDSIKHFEEKILKLKDLMYTKTGKEIAEKRHKVVKWYVETLKSELREFLY